In Vicia villosa cultivar HV-30 ecotype Madison, WI unplaced genomic scaffold, Vvil1.0 ctg.003762F_1_1, whole genome shotgun sequence, the genomic window tatacttatatgatttgatgcatgtatttatatatgggtgtcacagtttatttgacattttatataattaattttatacacaaatttaaaatatatatgtattgttagtaaaggagtgatataaatgattttttcattttttttagtttgaaaattttgttcgatattatagattaaatattgtaaaaacaatatatttattggtTTGTTTTTGAAACTTTTaatattaatttggtttaaaataatatataaaaaatcatgtttatagatCTCCGCATGAACCGTGGGGACCCGCGGGGATCCACGGGGACGAGGATGAGGGACAAAATCTCCCcgaagcggggatggggaatagattcaatggcggggattgtgatgggaatttgtcccccgtccccgccccgccccattgacatccctacttattacatatattaaatttattaataagtTTAAGTAATTGAGATATAAACgattaatctttattttttttatcacttaattttttcttctattttaattAGTTcacatttttatgttttttatttttataatatttcaacttcacatttaattttttcatataaaacatttatagtaatattttttaaattattaaactaaattataacaattgtaaataacttatttttataaaacatatCAGTGCATTCGAGTGTACGTCTAATTACATATAATCAATTagtgaaaatagaaaaatattataCAATTGTCATAtactaaatgaaaaataataaaaataaaaaccataCCCTAAAAAATTGTACATGAGTTTTATCCTAAATTTTAATGAAGTGTCAAAATTAAAGaatctttatataaaataaaattatattattttttatccaaaCTTTTTATATTCCCCAATATGACAAGAGCGATGGGATATTaatcttataagaaaataaaataaaattttagtaacaaatatatttgatttgagtAGATTTCAAATAATTACATAACTATTGACCCGATCAAATAATATTTGCTGAGATATGATATTTGAAAATACTTTTACCTGTCACACTTATTGACATACAGGTTTTACAAATCAATTAGCTTTTCATTTTGAATCAATGTAATTTTATTGcgtcttatttattttaatccatTTAACTTTATTCAGTATAGATTTATATTTATCCCGTCATATAATATTGTTTTGTaattggaatgtaaatcaaattATACCAAAAAAAAGAAGTAGAAAGAATAAGGATGAAATAATAAACAACCTCGGTGCTCCGAGTTTTTAGAAACAACAACTATATACATCGTTCTTTTGAAGAAATCCTGTAACTTCTCTTGACACAAAAAACCCTAATATTGTACTTTTAATATGAGGAGAAAACAGGAAGGAAATTGTGCTGTGGGAATAGACCTTGGCACAACCTATTCATGTGTTGCAGTATGGCAAGAACAACACTGTCGAGTGGAGATCATTCACAACGATCAAGGCAATAGAACTACTCCTTCTTTTGTTGCTTTCACAGAAAATCAAAGACTGATCGGTGATGCTGCTAAGAATCAAGCTGCTGCCAACCCTCAAAACACCGTCTTTGGTAATTTCTactctttttctcttttaaaaGTTAAAACCTTGAAACCCTATTACTAATTATTTATAACAAGTTTATTAATCTATTTAGAATTTTCCTATTAGTTTAGGCACCAACCGAGCAATCAAACCTTATGCATATGTTTATTTTTTCAGATGCTAAGAGGTTAATCGGTAGAAAGTTTAGTGATCCTACTGTTCAAGATGATATACTTTTATGGCCATTCAAAGTAGTTGCTGGTGTTGACGACAGACCCATGATTATGGTTAAGTACAAGGATCTGGAAAAGAAACTATATGCCGAAGAAGTATCATCTATGGTACTCACCAAAATGCGAGAGATTGCTGAGACATATTTAGAATCAAAAGTTAAAAATGCAGTTGTTACTGTGCCGGCTTATTTTAATGATTCTCAAAGAAAAGCAACTATAGATGCCGGTGTTATTGCTGGCCTCAATGTTATGAGGGTGATGAATGAACCTACTGCTGCAGCGGTTGCATATGGCCTTGACAAGAGAACTGACTTTGATGGAGAAAgaaatatttttgtctttgatctTGGTGGTGGAACGTTTGATGTGTCTTTACTATCCATTAAGGGTAACGTGTTCAAAGTTAAGGCAACAGCTGGAAACACTCACCTTGGAGGAGAAGACTTTGATAATAGAATGGTGAAATACTCTGTAGAAGAGTTCAACAGAAAGAACAAAGTGGATATTAGTGGAAATCCGAAAGCTTTGAGGAGGTTGAGAACTGCTTGTGAGAGGGCAAAAAGGTCACTTTCTTTCCTCGTTACCGCTACTATTGAAGTAGATTCTTTATTACAAGGCATTgacttttcttcatcaatcaatAGAGCCAAATttgaggaaatgaatatggaccTTTTTAATGATTGTATGAAGATTGTTGAAAGTTGTCTAATGGATGCTAAGATGGACAAGAGCAGGATAGATGATGTTGTCCTTGTTGGTGGATCTTCTAGGATTCCTAAAGTACAGCAGCTATTACAGGAGTTTTTCAATGGGAAGGAGTTGTGCAAAAGCATTAATCCTGATGAGGCTGTGGCTTATGGGGCAGCTGTTCAGGCTGCTATGTTGAGTGTAGACATTAAGAATGTTCCAAAGATGGAACCGCAGAATAATTTACAATTGGTCCTGCACAATGTTCCACAGTTGGTGCTGCAGGATGTTACACCTTTGTCCCTTGGTATATCTGTAATAGGAGATATCATGCATGTGGTGATTCCTAGGAACACTTGCATTCCTTACAACCAGACAAAACCATTCCTTACAACTGTAGATAACCAAATCAGTACTTTGTTTAAGGTTTATGAGGGTGAGAGGACAAGAGCCAGTGACAACAATTTGCTTGCTTCTTTTACTTTTTCTGGCATTCCCCCAGGTCCTCGCGGCAGCCTTTTCTCAAATGTTTGTTTTGCTATTAATGAAAATGGTATTTTGACTGTTTCAGCTAATAATAATGCTACTGGAATTTCTAAGGCGATTACAATAACCAATCACAAAGATAGATTGTCAAGTGaggaaattaaaaaattaattcaagAAGCTGAGAATTACCAAATTGAAGACAAGAAATTCCTACGGAAGGCCAATGCAGTAAATGCATTGGATGACTGCATTTACAAAATGAGAAAGGCTTTAATGAAAAGTGATATTGATACAAAGCTGTCCTCagaagaaattgagaagatcaAATCTACAATTGTGGTTACGACAAATTTGGTTGATGAGAATAACCATGTGGTTGAAATAGATGATTTGGAGCACCATCTAAAGGAGCTTAAAACTAGCATGGAACACATTATTGCCAAGactatttagctttttattttatttttcctaattaagATTTTAAGTATTGTCTTGCTGTTTAGTTAAAACAGTTATGTTAAATTTCTGGTGGAGATATGTTATATAAACGATTCCTTCCAACTTCAGTGTCCTTAAACCATTATGATTACATGTTTCTTTGAGTCTTGTCCAAGATTTTAATATGCTGCATAATCACTTGGTAGATTTCCTTTGCTTGAGTTCAGAATATCAGAATTTATATCTTGTTTCATGCCTAAAGTTGTTTCCATTGTGATCAAGTCTTCTATATTAAAAACTCATTCAAGGGTCCTTTTTTTATTCTTCTGAATTTGCAGATAATGATAACTCCTTatactagtgaagaagatgtgACGCCTTAAGCAAAGTTGCTCaatgaaaattaattaattttgaaatgTTGAAACCTGAAAGTCTATTAGTGAGGTGTCCATAAACAACAAATGTTAATTTTCCGTTACAGCAGTCACACTTATCTATAAGTCTTATGACTTAAATTAATGATTTATTCGCCTAGTCTGATGAGGAGATGCTAAACATAGACCTCGAGGTAGCCTGCCATTCAAGAAAATTGTAAAAGATCTCATGAGAATCAACTTTGCATATGAGACAAGGTCTCCCACATAGCTAACAAATGTTGTACTTGTACATGTCAAAAAGATGAACATCAAATGGAGAATTAATTACTTAAACCTCAACCAGGCATATCCTAGAATTTATCACTACTACAAAAGGATATATAACAACGTTCACGTTATCACGTCCGAAAGATCCACCGTGGTAGAATCTATTAAGGgtctgtttgtttcagctttaaaaaaatgaattttttattattgaaaatagatttttcaaattgtttttcaaaatattacaagttttttaatatttgttttttctaaaatgaaacactaattttgacatcctataacataattATACATTACTGAAGATCAAAACTTGGTCAAAAAtcggaatttttttaaaaagttgtatttcaaaaataatttttatgaaaatctatttgaaatagcttcaaaattaagtaattttttgaaattttgatatcaatttttttccataaatagatgaaatacctaaaatcacattttaagaataactattcaaacaaaatttttatttaatgcttttataaaaagtttctttgtaaatttttttttcacaaaattatgtaacactataaaaatctttttaaaaaaaagctaAAACAAACGGGTCCTAAATTAGACATTTTTTAAGCCACTTTTCACCACAGTTGGAAGTTCCAACCGTGACATAAGGTGGCTGATACCACAAAATTGTATCGAATATTAAGCTTATTTAACATGAATTAGCTCTCCGTTTTTATCGATTATATTGCTTCACGTTGGTATTTTTACTATGTTTTCAGGTATTTGCATCTAACCAAGCTTGCATGAAGAAATATGAAGGAATGTGGCCAAATAGCACACTTATGCTATCTAGCGGAAGTGTCTGCAGAATTTCCCATGACAGAAGGCTGTGCCGTCCGGAACAACTCCCCATTACGACCGACACACAACTAAAATATGTGCCCCACGACACACACACCTATCACGAACGACACAAGTGTTATAACAATTGAAACAGGGTAGCCAACGAACAATTGAAACAGAAGCCCACTCGTTTGACAGTTTCTTCACATAATTCAAGTGGTGCTCCCTAGATTTTAGGAAGACTTAGGTCATAGCATTGGTGGTTATAAAAGGAGCATTTACTGAAGCCTCAAAGTTCTCTCTTCGCTCCCGGTTACCTTGCAATTTCTGTTTACTGCACTTTTCTACTTTGCTATTTTCATTTGCAACCTTAGTTTCTAGCCCTCTTAATTACCTTCCATAAGCAATAGTTTATCACATCGAGGAGCTATTGCATCATagatttagtatttttttttattttggaatttaAATTGTAATCGAAGAAGAAGTTTGTACGTGTATTGAAGAGTATTCGATACTTGAAGATTATTCCAGTTTATTAATTAAATTCCAGATTTCTATTTTCATGCTTTATTTACTCTGTTATTTGATTGCCATGATTGAACCTATGTTTCCATATTGTTTCTGCATGCTCGTAACAAATAATATGTCTAGCTAAATTTCCAACACTGGTATGTAGGGTCACTGAACCGAAAGGTCCAATAACGATTTGgcataaaaattattaaacattTTTTTGGTCTTGATTTCTAAAACTAATACCAAATTGTTTTGTTATGAGAGTAAATTACAAACTAAGGTCTAAAATCAACACAACGAGAGTCTGAGGTTTTTACCGGACAATAGTCATCAAACATCAActctaaatacagcgagagcgctttagagttgattatattttatttgattttcaaaaagtattttcaatttttaaatgatttagaAAGAGCAAACTTTAGAGCTGCTAGTATAATctaaatcaataaacacgagagtgtataagagtttttaattcaaataatttattCTGAAAAGTGTAACACCCCCATTTTATTcgctattattttagtaattatattgtttggcatttttaataattctttatttatttagttattatgtgatataatcattatttaagtatttaattatgagtgtgtgtttgtgttatttggcttaattgagtaattagagagatataactaaatgggcctaagtgatagaaacataatggatggattggtgggttaagcccaattgacataagtgagatagtaagagaaggttagggttttagaggttactattttcatttgggggaaaagataggaagaagagaaaagaggcaaaagggaagagaacaatggtggaagagaaaagctagaagaaacctcattttcgcagcaagtttcagcattgagtcgccttagcaaaacggatgaatctctcaatccaaccgtcggatcgtcgcgtggttttgacacaacattcctgactcatagaggtaagttctgaccggagcgattttgattttgagggttttaagttcgtctgataagatgatttccgaactggtttttaggtgtgtctctaaattatgtttgaaggatttattttggagaaaagcttagagctatggtgaaagagtccatatttgccaaggtaagggtggggttctttcatgttaaagggttgtatgatagtatgttatggtgggtttgattctatactttgatatccatgttcttctatgttgcaattttgggtatttgatgatttgttggaatgtgatgatataaatgtgataagttgtgtgcaattgataatctatgtgtattagaatgttgtgtttgttgtgggtaaaccattgatagtgaaataatgagttTTGGTTGTTGAATTGGAAAAtattggaatagaaatataatagttgaattgaaattaatatagtttgattattaattggataattaaattattagttgaattaattccaataagcctatgtgattggaatatacttggacttggaccaattattcggtttatcggtaaattacggtattttgagaaattgaccgtaattgtgttttggttgaatattcaagttgagaataatatattgttatgccaatgatgttgttttgataattaacattatttctacttgatttagttgatgattaaaagtcgatttgatttacatgacatattggcatattgagattattttgagaattgaccaaaaattgtgatttcggtttgGATGTCTTTGTTGCGAgtaatgttgtgattgccaatatgattattattgtgcattGTTATGTGATTAACCTTATGGTATGAATCCTAGCTAATTGTCGTTATTTTAgtagattatgatgataattgtgatgactgtgttaatatgtgaaattgagtaattgtgccgatgtgccgaaacatgatgataattgtaatgatcttgatgatatgcgaattgtatatttgtgacgattttgtgaatacgtgatgttgtatatatttgtgaggatgattttgtgactaagtgaagatgaaatattatagtgacgtgaattacctcgaataaatggtaatgtgattgtgatataggcttatgcctcgtgacgatatgtgattttgatgagtatgttatgttgtcttgtttgtcgagttacattccatatgcatactctatgacggcctgaaaactatggcaaacatgatggcctgaaaactatggcaaacatgacgggccaaatggcaattggtgacgggagcTGAAGccccgattggtaccacatgcatatgcatagtttgagtcgcattcgagttTGTATACCGAGTTGCATTTGATTCATTGTTATGATGTGTGGATGCATAGTTtgtgaagttgaattcatttgatattgattattgatgtgttgtagatatgatgtacgtgaatgaaacatatatgatgagactgtgaatatatatatatatatatatatatatttatatatatatatatgtattaatgatatatgtgtataagttggaatatatgatccatgttgttgtcgtgatgcaaattgcttatattgagaagtggtgaattgtgtatgatattatcttgctatatctattatcatactttcctttatactgtttgatatctcaccccttctgctaatgtttcccctaccatgggaaataggcaggtactcaagtatagttgtggaagtttgtagcttcatcgtgtccggttggtgtgtcgctctgatacgtagcactcgggggttgtctatattgttgtttctatgttgttcatgttttagttgttgagttctaaattggataatgagaagtaatatgatgtttgaagttgtttcctattaaataagatgatttgtttataaagtcgaatgttatgattccgctgcatattaaaatgaagttggtttgtctaagagctgttataagttgttttgtgctactctgagattaaagtgctatgtatctgtttatgagttgttatatgaagtaaatgtgatatcccaaatgcttgttgatagttttcaaaatactctgatttctcgcatgatattttcgggtagaatttggagtgttacattagtggtatcagagcctggttggtccgtccggccgagttgtcgagtcagttgagttgtgtgacagttgaatgctgttagtgttttattccttagtacacatgtgtgtgaaacactgttggtgcttgttcgttttgttgcagggttagtttgagcgaagtaggggagaagttgtgcttctcggatatgtttcagttgtaagttattggtgcaatatattgcttaaggagacagagcaaggaatgtagaagtttgttggtttccgaattcgaaggtaacatggatttaagattttggttgtttaacaagtcAGAACGTCTTGGAATAAGGATAATTGTTATAAGATGAAATTTAGGAAGTTGCCATATTCAGcattattggtggactgtgaagttatcagtttaAGTAACTGTTGCGTAGGATGTTGACGTAAGAATAATGATTAAGCGACAGATTGCGGTAGACCTTTtcaagggatccttggcaagagattggaaaagttgtcgaagttgttggaacgttcaagtcggagttagaaatgcgaagggacgagtatgattccaaTAATAAAAAGTGTTGATAATGGTGTAAAGGAATTCtgttctaatgttatcacaaggtgtgtgttagcatgttcagatgattttgggagttattgaagtatggtacttttggtgacgtaaaggattctattgcagttgagtaacgatggtttacgctaccattatggttgtcggctatctattgacaaattgaggaactgatcacccttaatctcttgttgatagtagacgggatcgtattggatgtgatagACTTATCTTGccagcttgataatattggaagtgaatgagtctgtgcaagatggtgcgatgttgtttatgttgttggcaactttggatgttcatgagaaAAGAACGATTGATGAATTACCGATAGCTTGCacatttgcataagtgtttcctaaagatgtaagtgatttaccgccggaaagagaagttcaatttttgattgatttagttcctggaaccagtcctgtgtcgatggatCCATATCAGATGTCAGCTtcagagttgaaagagttgaagattcaacttgaggatttgcttgagaagaggtttattcgtccgagtgtgtcgccgtggggtgcacctgttctgttggttaaagaagaaggaaggttctgtgaggctttgtgttgaagcaaaaagggcaagtggtagcttatgcttcaaggcaacttaagattcatgagaggaattatctgacgcaagatttagagttggccgccgttgtttttgttttgaaactttgaaggcactacttgtttggatcgagatttTAGGTATATAGTgaacacaagagtttgaagtagttgtttgatcagaacgagttgataATGAGGAAAAGAATATGGTtgtaattcttgaaggactatgattttggtttgaattaccatccgggaaaagcgaacgttgtagccaatgcattgagtgggaaataattgcatatgtctatgttgatgattcaagaattggaattgttggaataatttcgagatttgagtttggtatgttgaagcttacttgtggtattcttgatgagattagagaaggtcagaaatcggatttgaaattggttgacaagatgacattgattgatcgaggataaggtgataattttcggattgatgagaacggtgtcatgagatgtcgtgattgaatttgtTTTCCTGATGTTTcaaatttgaaaaagagaatttttgggatgaagggcatcaaagtggttgagtaattattctggtgctactaagatgtatcaaaacttgagaaagttattttggtggcgaggtatgaagaaggatattgcggaatttgtgtattcgtgtttgaattgtcagaagtcaaagattgaacatcagaaaccatctggtttgatgcaaccgttgtccattcctgagtggaagtgggatagcatttctatggattttgttttgggtttGTCGAGGACATCGATTAATTGTGAGGCAACttgggtcattgtagatggattgacaAATTTTGCCCACTCTATTCCGATAAGcagggattatccgatggagagacttgcaaagttgtattttgaaaagattgtggtttggcatggtattccttcgagtgttgtttctgatagagatccgaagtttacttctagattttggaaatttttgtagagtactttgattattaagttatgtttgagttctgtttatcatccgcaagctgatggtcaaatggagaagacgattcagtagcttaaggatcttttgagagct contains:
- the LOC131641448 gene encoding heat shock cognate 70 kDa protein-like; its protein translation is MRRKQEGNCAVGIDLGTTYSCVAVWQEQHCRVEIIHNDQGNRTTPSFVAFTENQRLIGDAAKNQAAANPQNTVFDAKRLIGRKFSDPTVQDDILLWPFKVVAGVDDRPMIMVKYKDLEKKLYAEEVSSMVLTKMREIAETYLESKVKNAVVTVPAYFNDSQRKATIDAGVIAGLNVMRVMNEPTAAAVAYGLDKRTDFDGERNIFVFDLGGGTFDVSLLSIKGNVFKVKATAGNTHLGGEDFDNRMVKYSVEEFNRKNKVDISGNPKALRRLRTACERAKRSLSFLVTATIEVDSLLQGIDFSSSINRAKFEEMNMDLFNDCMKIVESCLMDAKMDKSRIDDVVLVGGSSRIPKVQQLLQEFFNGKELCKSINPDEAVAYGAAVQAAMLSVDIKNVPKMEPQNNLQLVLHNVPQLVLQDVTPLSLGISVIGDIMHVVIPRNTCIPYNQTKPFLTTVDNQISTLFKVYEGERTRASDNNLLASFTFSGIPPGPRGSLFSNVCFAINENGILTVSANNNATGISKAITITNHKDRLSSEEIKKLIQEAENYQIEDKKFLRKANAVNALDDCIYKMRKALMKSDIDTKLSSEEIEKIKSTIVVTTNLVDENNHVVEIDDLEHHLKELKTSMEHIIAKTI